The DNA segment GGTGTCCAGGACCTCAGTCCTGCGCCTCCGCCAGCAGCTTCTGGATGCGGGAGACGCCCTCGACGAGGTCCTCGTCACCCAGGGCGTACGACAGACGCAGATAGCCGGGGGTGCCGAAGGCCTCACCGGGGACGACCGCGACCTCGGCCTCCTCCAGGATCAGCGCGGCCAGCTCGACCGTGTCCTGGGGGCGCTTGCCGCGGATCTCCTTGCCGACCAGAGCCTTGACCGAGGGGTACGCGTAGAAGGCGCCCTCGGGCTCGGGGCAGTACACGCCCTCGATCTCGTTGAGCATCCGCACGATCGTCTTGCGGCGGCGGTCGAAGGCCTCGCGCATCTCGGCGACGGCCGTGAGGTCACCGGAGACGGCGGCCAGCGCCGCCACCTGCGCCACGTTCGACACATTGGAGGTCGCGTGCGACTGCAGGTTCGTCGCGGCCTTCACCACGTCCTTCGGACCGATGACCCAGCCCACCCGCCAGCCCGTCATCGCGTACGTCTTCGCGACGCCGTTGACCACGATCGTCCGGTCGGCCAGCTCGGGCACGACCACCGGCAGCGAGTGGAACTCCGCGTCGCCGTAGACCAGGTGCTCGTAGATCTCGTCGGTCAGGACCCACAGGCCCTTCTCGGCGGCCCAGCGGCCGATCTCCTCGATCTGCGCGCGCGTGTAGACCGCGCCGGTCGGGTTGGAGGGGGAGACGAACAGGAGCACCTTCGTGTTCTCGGTGCGGGCCGCCTCCAGCTGCTCGACGGAGACCCGGTAGCCCGTGGTCTCGTCGGCGACGACCTCGACCGGGACACCGCCGGCGAGACGGATCGACTCCGGGTACGTCGTCCAGTACGGCGCGGGGACGATCACCTCGTCGCCCGGGTCGAGGATCGCGGCGAAGGCCTCGTAGATGGCCTGCTTGCCGCCGTTGGTGACGAGGACCTGCGACGGGTCGACCTCGTAGCCGGAGTCGCGCAGGGTCTTCGCGGCGATCGCGGCCTTCAGCTCGGGCAGACCGCCGGCCGGCGTGTAGCGGTGGTACTTCGGGTTCTTGCAGGCCTCGACGGCCGCCTCGACGATGTAGTCCGGGGTCGGGAAGTCGGGCTCGCCGGCGCCGAAGCCGATCACCGGACGCCCGGCGGCCTTGAGGGCCTTGGCCTTGGCGTCCACGGCGAGGGTGGCGGACTCGGAGATCGCGCCGATGCGCGCGGAGACCCGGCGCTCGGTGGGAGGGGTTGCAGCGCTCATGGACCCCATCGTTTCAGACACGAAACGCGCCGGGCACGCGGGTTTCACAGACTGGGCAACAGACTGAACAGCGTCGGAAGAACCGTTTGTGTCCGGGACCGGAAACGGTCGATCTTCGACGGACAACGCCCCTACGGACGCTTTCTGTTCGACGGCAGGCCTCGGACCACGTATGCTCTCTCCTCGTTGGCCTTCACCGGCCGCGCCCGTCAGGTGCACACCGAGCACCCGGTCGGATGCGGTACGTTGGGGGAGAACCGCAAAGGGTCGTAGCTCAATTGGTAGAGCACTGGTCTCCAAAACCAGCGGTTGGGGGTTCAAGTCCCTCCGGCCCTGCTACACACTCCTCACGCCAGGATGTGTGCGCATGTACGTACAGCAATGTTCCGCCGTGCGGCTCAGACCGGGCGCGGCACGGCCACGACCCGGACCGGAATCAGGTGAGGATGAATGACGGACGCCGTGGGCTCCATCGACACGCCTGATGCCCAGGACGAGGTGCCCGAGGACAAGAAGAAGACCCGTAAGGGCGGCAAGCGTGCCAAGAAGGGCCCGCTGAAGCGTCTTGCGCTCTTCTATCGCCAGATCGTCGCGGAGCTGCGGAAGGTCGTCTGGCCCACCCGCTCCCAGCTGACGACGTACACCTCGGTGGTCATCGTCTTTGTCGTCATCATGATCGGTCTTGTCACACTGATCGACTTCGGCCTCGACAAGGCCGCCAAGTACGTCTTCGGCTGAGCCGAGAGCGAAGGGCGCCGTTGACCTGGCGCCCCTTTTCGCATGTTCCACCCCCATGATCCAGGAAGAAGCAACCACGTGTCTGACCCGAACCTGAAGGACGCCATGGAGCCTCGCGGTGAAGGTGCCGAGTCCGTGGATGACGAGCTCGACATCGTCGAGGGCGCGGACTCCGAGGACGGCGTCGACGAGTTCGAGGCTGCCGAGGCCGAGGCGGGGGAGCCGGCCGAGGAAGAGGCCGTGCACGTCGAGGACGACGACGAGGACACCGACGACTCCGAGGACGAGGACGCCGAAGAGGCCGTCGAGGAGGAGACCGAGCCGGTCGACCCCGTCGAGGCGCTGCGTGAGGAACTGCGGGCCCTGCCCGGCGAGTGGTACGTCATCCACACGTACGCCGGTTACGAGAACCGTGTGAAGACCAACCTCGAACAGCGTGCCGTCTCGCTGAACGTCGAGGACTTCATCTTCCAGGCCGAGGTGCCGCAGGAAGAGGTCGCGCAGATCAAGAACGGCGAGCGCAAGACGATCCGCCAGAACAAGCTTCCCGGATACGTTCTCGTCCGCATGGACCTGACGAACGAGTCCTGGGGCGTCGTCCGCAACACCCCCGGCGTCACCGGCTTCGTGGGCAACGCCTACGACCCGTACCCGCTGACCCTGGACGAGATCGTCAAGATGCTCGCGCCGGAGGCCGAGGAGAAGGCCGCCCGTGAGGCAGCCGAGGCCGAGGGCAAGCCCGCGCCCGCCCGCAAGGTCGAGGTCCAGGTGCTGGACTTCGAGGTCGGCGACTCGGTCACCGTCACGGACGGTCCGTTCGCCACGCTGCAGGCGACGATCAACGAGATCAACGCGGACTCCAAGAAGGTCAAGGGTCTCGTGGAGATCTTCGGCCGCGAGACTCCGGTCGAGCTGTCGTTCGACCAGATCCAGAAGAACTGAGTTCTTCGCAGCGGCGCAACCAACGCTTCCGACCAGGTCAGGCAAGCTCTCCGCAGCTTGTCTGACCTGCTCGGTTTTTGGCCGCGCATCTATACCCGCTATCGTTGTGCGGTATGCCTTCATCTGGCCGCGAACCGGATGAGGGCGCACTCGAATCGAAAGGACCCGGAGAGTAATGCCTCCCAAGAAGAAGAAGGTCACGGGGCTCATCAAGCTCCAGATCCAGGCCGGCGCGGCCAACCCGGCTCCGCCGGTCGGCCCCGCGCTCGGTCAGCACGGCGTCAACATCATGGAGTTCTGCAAGGCCTACAACGCCGCGACCGAGTCGCAGCGCGGTTGGGTCATCCCGGTGGAGATCACGGTCTACGAGGA comes from the Streptomyces griseiscabiei genome and includes:
- a CDS encoding pyridoxal phosphate-dependent aminotransferase, which encodes MSAATPPTERRVSARIGAISESATLAVDAKAKALKAAGRPVIGFGAGEPDFPTPDYIVEAAVEACKNPKYHRYTPAGGLPELKAAIAAKTLRDSGYEVDPSQVLVTNGGKQAIYEAFAAILDPGDEVIVPAPYWTTYPESIRLAGGVPVEVVADETTGYRVSVEQLEAARTENTKVLLFVSPSNPTGAVYTRAQIEEIGRWAAEKGLWVLTDEIYEHLVYGDAEFHSLPVVVPELADRTIVVNGVAKTYAMTGWRVGWVIGPKDVVKAATNLQSHATSNVSNVAQVAALAAVSGDLTAVAEMREAFDRRRKTIVRMLNEIEGVYCPEPEGAFYAYPSVKALVGKEIRGKRPQDTVELAALILEEAEVAVVPGEAFGTPGYLRLSYALGDEDLVEGVSRIQKLLAEAQD
- the secE gene encoding preprotein translocase subunit SecE; amino-acid sequence: MTDAVGSIDTPDAQDEVPEDKKKTRKGGKRAKKGPLKRLALFYRQIVAELRKVVWPTRSQLTTYTSVVIVFVVIMIGLVTLIDFGLDKAAKYVFG
- the nusG gene encoding transcription termination/antitermination protein NusG; translated protein: MSDPNLKDAMEPRGEGAESVDDELDIVEGADSEDGVDEFEAAEAEAGEPAEEEAVHVEDDDEDTDDSEDEDAEEAVEEETEPVDPVEALREELRALPGEWYVIHTYAGYENRVKTNLEQRAVSLNVEDFIFQAEVPQEEVAQIKNGERKTIRQNKLPGYVLVRMDLTNESWGVVRNTPGVTGFVGNAYDPYPLTLDEIVKMLAPEAEEKAAREAAEAEGKPAPARKVEVQVLDFEVGDSVTVTDGPFATLQATINEINADSKKVKGLVEIFGRETPVELSFDQIQKN